tggtaactagatttgtaggaaatcaaaattgaccaaaataccgcaaccacttcaatgaaaattttaagactaaatgaatgaattgaagagtagtcttcatgaaattcaattttgcttctctaagcaaagactcattgaaatgagtgggagcattctcttaaaccgttaagaaaaggataaggtttaaagaagtaaaattagaatggaattgatacaaggtaatgttaaaagtaatgttattgagaataacgatactaaacctatcaatcccgaccgataaagtttccattgtcttaagtgttggacgctagaaaggaaactactccaaattattgaagaatcagcaagttagttgtgggacatctaatgggaccttcttctttaaatgtttatttgattgacataaattttgctagtactactttgtCAATATTAAAAAccaatggtggttttcatcattatgtttgatacataggatgattagaatatgacgactagcaacaatgatgttgagagatagagtcattgtgtactcaatctagttttgggtttatagttgaccttaattatgactattaagtgaataaactccaaataagaatataaacttgttaagatacaaaagaggtttcacttttgtgaccctatacaccatgatttgatgtatggctagtccattatcaaggtgattatattctaaaccaaactagaatgatatatcatgaagatgatgcaagactcaaattggtaacccaagattaaaccttaaattctggaatgatgaacgcaaagagttatcgagtactcttgaaaccattagatcttatggtatatgcgtatcttgtattcaaagcaagatgtctcgtgccttttggtttaaaaggagatcgaggttgtaaatcattgatccaaaataggttgatcattttcttttacaaaCGATTTAatttgacgctaatgtgttcgcttaataaggtaaatagagaaatctttgaagaagttcaaagagttcaaagaatcacgatttagtcgtgatgggattatcaaagtgaagactttgatataagccaaatgaaatgttatatagtatcacaagttaatctcttttaacacacattatggaataatgtgtggttggataagaaatcaaacgctattcgatatggtttggacttcaatcaagttgctttgagttacttgatccttttggggattttatcattttgtctaaattatttttccactaaatctaaaacgaatcatatgagatatccacaaagaatgttatatcGCAAGAAACTgttctttcttggctacatgagacattttgtgtaagacgttgtttcttcaaaacctaggaggttaaagtcgtcacttgttgaagatgatgaattagtgttacttttagaaagtaaagagcttgcaacttacaaagaaattgtttgattcaagttgattacttctagaaagtaatgaacatatgacttacataagagtgttttaagtcacaactcaatacaaggcttagagccacgaaaatccgaaataaattccaagtgaattgttagatatcaaagcttgattggtggcaaagggttttgcactagttgaaatgcttaagtctatttggatcttcttagggattgtgtttcattatgatgatatacatataccgagtgaatctaaaacccacatcttcaattagaaggaatgtattcaatacatgtcttgagttttgtagattcttgcaaccctaagataatgtgaaacttaagagagggtcttaagtaggacatcaatgagttggaatcaatattttgatcatgtgataaaacttttctcaaaaggctgagaagttgtgtttatacatgaagtttagtgggagttacggtaattagtctaatatgtggataacatattgatcattgggaatgatttaagacttggagatatataatacatctttaatatccagatttatggagataaatccacatgatattagcgtcaaataagaagtcttatgttgataagattcatgactagttcaatcaagttgagcatatttgattgattccatttgcttccgctgccgaatcaattaaataagaaatgatgtataacacttcatatactttaagtatgatgaattgtttcaaatcgaatttaagtaatagttaccatttaagccataaaaattacccttaagtgcttgcagaagcattaaggatgtaaagcaaagtgtttttgatgcaattttgtgtaaggatgttacacaaatgacaattgacaattgagattgcgcatggttttcgacaaaaccataatcaaaacacattaggatggttaagataccattgtggctatgttatttaagaaatagattttctagaatcattctaggcaataaagaacaatgagagatatttacaacggaaattgagtacacttgcaatcatgagatgtgcaagaaggatgagtcccgcacactgtaaaaacagtgggagctattctaaggctagagggcctatgtctagattggatctagacacgtactcagaaagttttgtaatgcaaatgtatacattacaaaggaaaacgaatatgtagtaaggttgagttaggtacaagaagttgataaaacccactaaccaaagccttctcataggcttaacatgatgagtcatgtcatatgtcatttcaattagattgagatgaacaactacatacaagatctaaattggattatagaatatgaagtagtaatcaagtattgactactcatatgataatcacatttgtcgtttgagtttttaaaTCAAAAACTcctttttatactttgttacatccaaacgggttgtggagacaatattgaaccccgttaaagtgaactcggattaacatggtattcgcccatagtcacttacatgaggtgacgtctcgaagtgactagagtgtgatgtgattgatggcaagttcaagtgtcatagagtcatgtgagatgactagtcgatcacataggcagactgttaggaacactttgtcgggccttatgaccgcttatagagttctgacaaatttatatagcctagtcgtggcgagagctactatagtattctaatgagtcgattcttttgactaaagactgttcgcctaaggtggcacagtttcagattaactttgatttatattactatgaccttcgtaaatggggtcaaatgggcatattttgggttatgatggctgtggctagtcgaaggaaatgagtgcaataggaattgtccaacccttgtcagggttataacaatatctcagggccactcgaggagtaatgaactggaaatgcgtgaccacgctcggaaggtatctatggtagataactccggtcaatcagttattctccagatcgaggaaaccactctcgatatgatcactttcaagtacgacctgaaagacaccttgcattgagtgggagatagtaataggacaagataattggtgacgcacacttgtcgaggacaagtgggagattgttggaatatgtgtcctccgacaataatgcgatcacaactgttgatcatgatgatcacatgtttaaatctcattttaagaatacatttgggatgtaatttttacagtcaactggtccacacatatcggtaaagattggctgactagagtttgacattactgtcgtgcgacggtggtgatcagttgatccccttaggtcatacctatagggaaatactcttaattgattatttaattaatcgtatgccgatacgaattaaataaattgcttaaaatggacggatgattttgtgagtaaagttaacgtgtcttattgtaattcgattaaattagatacggtctaagtaattgaattgttttattacttagataaaattattgtttacgaaacaatttggaattgaaattgaatgaataatttattataaataaagacgttgtaatttataatttggtaaaccgttttggtacaagtgattacgaattactagtcgattttgtaaatgacatattttatgagtatgttgatttttaatatgttaaaaatacattgtaatttcacatgtcaagcaacatgtcacatatgtcacaattgacaaatgacaaaaataaaatggacctcccattttattaagtgtaccgaaataGGAGGGTTAGAGTctttaaaattgtgttaattatttttaagtggaaaacacaatgataagaccttgtttgtagccttgcatgcctatgattcttgggtagaaaaactagcccatgcattgggcactcttaCTCCTCAAACCGGTTTTAACAAGAGGAATGATAGATTTTTCCTCTACATTTTTCATTGACAACTTCAActcattttctagtgtaagaaaaataattctctctactatttgtgagaatcttagagaaataaaatcacaaaaattactccctcttggaccgatttattcaagagcaattacaaatatttttttttttggtgaaatatgAGTATAATATATATCAAAATATCAAATATACATAGGTATTTAAATGCTAAAACAACCAATCAAACTATCACTCAACTAGACTCATTCATTTAAGCCATTCCAAATCATTTATAGTTATTTGCACCCTTTCCCTGCCTCGAACCCGAGCTCGAATCTCCTCTGTAACCTTCTTGGCCACATGTTCAGGGAACATCAGAATTTTCTCATTCCTGCATTTGTTTCTTTGGTGCCATATCTGATACAGCAAACTCAGCATCATGGCATTCTGAATTCCTTTCTGCAGCACAGTACCAGTTCTCTGCGTACACCAGTTCAGCACCCCACTCTCAGGGTAGTCCCATCTAGTCAGTTTGTTCACCTCCCTAACAACTCTGCTGCTGTAAACACACTCACAGAAGAGGTGTTCAATAGTTTCTTCAGCTTGGGCACATATACAGCAAGTGTTCTCAATGTCCACTCCAAACCCAACTAGCTTTGATGTTGTGTTTAGTGCAGCATGTGCTATTAACCAACCCATGAACTGATGCTTTGGGATTACCCACCCATTCCAGACCACCTTGTACCAGTTAACCTTAGGCCTATTCCCCTTGAACCACTCATAGCTTCCTGCAGGTGTATATCAATCAGTTTGCACACTCCATTTGCCATTGTTATAACCTGCCACCATCTCCTCTTTGATCTTGCAAATTCTTCTCCACACCCAGCTTGAATTCATGCTAGGTTTGTAGTCCATCCAATCCTGTCCTTTAAGGTAGTTGTTATGCACCCAGTGCACCCAAATGGAATCCCTGTTCATAGCTACCCAGTCCACTAGTCTCCCAACCATTGCCTTGTTCCAACTCTCCTGATCTTTAATGCCCAGTCTTCCCTCTTCCTTTGGTCTACATATGGTGTCCCAACAAACCAAGGGAATCCTCATGTAATCAGCACTATTGTCCCATAAAAAATTCATGTACACTGCCTCAATCCTCTTAATCACTCCTTTAGGCATCACAAACATAGATGCCCAGTAAGAGTGCAAAGAGGTGAGGACACTGCTCACTATTACAAACCTGCCAGCATAAGAAAACTTTCTTGCTCCATACCCATGAATACGAGAGCAAATTTTGTCCACTAAACATTCACAATCCTGTTTTTTAAGCCTTGTGGTTTGAATAGGCATGCCAAGGTATTTGAAAGGAATTTGCCCTTCACTAAACCCTGAAACCTGCAGAATCTCATGCTTAAGCTGCTCTGGAACATTTATGAAAAAAGCACTTGACTTTGCTGAACTCACCTTCAATCCAGAAGCCTTAGAGAAAGTTGAGAAAGCTTGCAATAACAGCATCATTGATTTAGCATCCCCTTTGCTGAACAGGAGGACATCATCAACAAACATCAAGcaattcaatttttattttttgcatAGATGATGGTATTTAAACTCATATTTAGCAGCTGCATACTGCAAAGTACGTGTCAAATACTCCATACATAGTGTAAATATCAGGGGGGACAAAGGATCCCCTTGCCTAAGTCCCCTCTTGCCATGAAAATAGTCAAACATCTCTCCATTGACAGACAAGGAATAGGTTGCAGAAGTAATGCACTGAATAATCATGGATTTGAACTCAGAAGGGAAGTTAAGAGCATCAAGAAGTTGTCTCACAAAATTCCACTCCACTGTATCATATGCCTTCTGTAAATCAATCTTGAACATACACCTTGGGGATGCATGTGGTTTTTCATACAATCTTATCAAGTCCTGGCATATAAGGATGTTCTCCTGAATGCTTCTATTTTGTATGAAAGCACCTTGGTTCTACCCAACAATTTGTGGCAAGACATCAGCTAATCTAGCACACAGAAGCTTTGAAATGATCTTGTATATCACATTACAGCAAGCTATAGGCCTAAACTGTAACACACTCTTTGGCCTTTCACATTTAGGAATGAGGGTCAAATTAGTAGTATTGATCTGTTTGAGTAGTTGTCTATGCTGAAAGAAGTCTTGGACTGCAGTAATAACATCCCCTCCTACCTCACCCCAAGTTACTTGTGTATCCATCAGGCCCAGGGGACTTGATATCAGGGATACTAAAAAGTGCCTCTTTAATCTCCAATCCTGTAACAGGTTTCAACAACATAGTCCAGTGCTCAACAGTACAGATTGGTCCCTGACCTATGATACTCTTATGTACCTTATTTGTTTCCTGACTGGATCCTAGTAGAGTTGTATAATATTCAAGAAAAGCTTCCTGAATTTGATCTGGACTATCACATTCTTTGCCATTCATATCCTCTACTAACACAACCTTATTCatatttcttctttttttcagaATACCATGAAAGAAGGCACTATTGGTATCCCCCTCTTTAATCCACTGATGCTTGGCTTTCTGAGACAGGAAGCTCTCCTTCGCCTTGGCTAACTCCTGCAACTTCAGTGTGGCCTCATACTCTTCTGAAATTAGTTGCATATTATTAGGATCCCTAGTTATCTCCTCTTGCATTTCCTCCACCAGTTTCTGCAGGATATTGGTTGCACCCTCAATGTCACTAAACCCCTCCAAATTCAACTTCTTCAAAACAGGCTTCATCCTCTTCAAGTTTTTAACCAACCTGAACATTGGTGTACCAGTCACACCAGCATCCCAATGCCCTCTCACAAGAGGTAGAAATTTTTTTGACCCtccccacatattgaaatacttGAATGATCTCTTACTTTGGCCTTGATTAGAGCTCTTTACCACACATGGAGTATGATCATAAAGTCCCTCAGGCATAAAGTGTGCATACAGATCAGTGAAGTTATCACACCATGCCTTATTTACCATAAACCTGTCAATTCTGCTGTAAATTCTTTCATCGGGTTTTTGTTTATTATTCCATGTATATATAGCTCCTATTGCAGCAATGTCCACCAACCCACAATCGAAAACAACACATCTTACGAAAGCTCTATCTCACCTGAAGGAGTATTCCCACCTACTCTCTCGGTTGGAGATAGAacacaattaaagtcacctgCTACTGCCCAAGGTCCAGCTATCTGACTAGCTAGTCTATTCAAATTGTCCCACAGAGGAGTTTTTTCAGAATTACCATTGAAAGCATAAGtcatagtgtaacacccccatactccaagtgctttaccaggaccactcaggtataaggatgccaccatctcggttacccgaggcatgatattcataagacaataatgaaacaactttaaaagaaagtaaagtttaaagtgattacatagcaataccaaactgataaaaagaaatacaagattctcagacggtctactgctaaaactatcaaagctataaaacatcgtctgacacagcggaagacttctaactgccacgtgatgactcatcccagctatcccatacgcgtcatatcatacctgctcaataactgctcaccacccccgaatggatcaccacagtttttaaaacatttaaacggggtatgtactaatcacacaactcaatatatcaacaataagataaacaggcagcttaaccgtcacacacacacacaatcacaccaatcccaacaatctcaatcaccgatcccaCTGGACCCGACCGCCgatggaggaccgcagccgtacccaccaaatcctcgctcctcataatgagcgataaccctgtccattaatgtgcacatccccttccgtggcgggttccacgaagggcgaaactagggcgtgaagccactcccgcaagtgaccctactcagccgaggacacgcctcgagaaccatagacaacaatcacaatcacaatcacaaccgtcacaatacaattactatatcaaacaatcaatctcaacacatcatcaatcatcccattatgggactaatactgagtaggaaatcctacctggaaagcacaactatcagacggtctctacagctatatcaaaaagcttcttctacgaaacctcctcctatcatacaacatacaaatgctaccaaatcacaaactactcaaaaaccccctaatccctagattagggtttaaccaacttaaaggaaagacaataaaaagggtacatagatcttaccctcgacgcaaggatctcaacggtataaccaacgatgaaaaccgaccttccaaactccgggattcgctaacaatgcgattaagatgatgaacgtacttgctttctctctttgacagtaaattaggttttgcaaaagtgtttagaatgatgacagaaaaaggttatatatcttaatcgcataattaacaaaacccgagaaataactccccgtaaaccggctactcgatcgagtagctaaggtactcgatcgagtacccccttactccatcgagtatcctagttactcgatcgagtacccaacaggtcagaaactattttcaaacccaactcacccttactcgacagagtaaggcctactcgatagagtacccaaagactcataaatacggagtattacagtcttccctccttaaaaagaacttcgtccccgaagttcaacccatactcaaaaacaaacatactaactcgatcaagacacaacaacgtgactaagaactcaaaacaaaactccaacccaaccATGAACTcataacaccaactccactaactattcctaccttcacaacatggctcacgatatcgtatcgactccattatatctctctcaacactaactccatacactaccaactagcttCGTAATACATCATCCAAaaccaatccaatatcaaaatacccctatcatcaaacggaatgttacattctaccacccttaaaaggaacttcgtcctcgaagtttacttacactcataaacatcatcatgccactatcaaaactctcgaactcgtaaacatcacactactacaagcacggccatggccttttataagtatcatccacaaaaaaaatccctcctttacgctacgctaacactctacttccaattatattacaacatgcaccaccatgaaactctcttttatcgcttcctactcctcttaagataaatgttacgtccgcgtaactcgctaatactaaatcattagctatatcatctcattatcctcatcaccaccacatgtcaaagataaccacctataatctaaacacttgccatgcatatatccaaggctctcttacttaaacatttctcatacctcaactcattcggcacaccacctaacctataccattaaactcgtagcaaaacaccatactaattctccattattactgcaaaacaacatacctctctatgtaaagcacctatctcccaaaaccataactcacgatccacactcgttacgtttcctttcactagatcctcaagttcttttctttcattaccacaaaactcatacacaacttaacatgacactaatacccaacaccctacactcactgtcccaaaaacTGATTATGACCCACGTGCAGCGTCTAGATTAGTATAACATATGTTCCACtaatcacttaccatgactatgtctaacgCCTCGTCTTAAAACAAGGTCAAAAGTAgcgtaacaacttctgacaactgtgtcccatcaacagaatgtcactataacatgacaacaacgaaaacatatacaactctctttcatatcatactctaccctcattccaaaacttaactggtaagaaacatcgataacaaaacaactgtctatctgtacaaactgaaactcacaggaagcaacatcaaacaaaacaacaatctatgtatgactggtatgtactttcgaaactcgaatcataatcatccctcctactccaccacaaccggtgacgacatcacaacaccgccaccaacagccacaccgcagtgcgaaaaaaAAAATACCCGCAtctcaacactaaatatcgtgcccggatcaccacccggggcaccacaaccacatcgatagtcatcacaactgcatacaactcccataaatactgactcagaataacttctccgacaagaaaaacttactcaaatccactttactaaatcataacataacatattttatgaattaaacagataataacctcgtggatatcatccccttaccatatcacagattgacatgtatcatgaatacatacaagtataaccagtcatgccagatcactcaaattattaccttttttaatatcattcaattagattagcgtacccaacatgcattacagaacattcaaataacaactttatgataatcacaccataccacgtcttgtgaagttaaaacctcacacaaacatttatatatcacagacccataatcacatccaaccagtcaatcctgatcacgtaagttaccaccagataaaagttacctctcacccgagcttaattcgtatgcccctcataacacattctctcattcgcataaccatcacctcatgccaaatataaccataccattaatactcaactactaacaaccgcctcatataaccacatcttatgctctctctcacaaccatacatatcaatctggtctctacaaaatcaacctctttaggattgctacctttctaatataccatcacccttaaccactagtcacaaatcataacactaccactgtccggacatcaaacctcttacacccatctctaaacatcacgatttctttcctatctttggttaacatcccaaacaacgaacatcaaatccatcaacaaaattacctcaacattcttttcaatactatccttaattgtatcatcatctaacttcTCCActaaaaatctcgtatcgtgcaaatactccaccaacttcatactcccttaattcctctaaactcatgattaatcatgttgtcctgacacttctgtataaccattaacttacttactcttgacagtatcatacatctcgacgattccttacttttatgtcacataactccggtgaacatttttctcaacttacttttatccttcttttctctttatactcaacaataccatttaataattcaactccttattacttctacctaactctttagtgctccaattaccttctcatcgctctaaaacccaaatcccattatttatatcgatatcacctcgctctttcttaccatggatcttctcttgctatgctatcactcacacttgccactaatatatccataaaatcaacgttcactgtttaaacaacttcatttcatgccgttaaatgcccaaagaaatcacacgtagtttcacctcttaataaaccaaatctcccaaactcactcactgtctacaaatccacctcgcaacatgtctccataaagttcactatataccactcttctcaacccctttaaaacgaattttcactacatatattcttgacccacacgactcctaaccatcttactccataattctttacacatctcaagttgccactatccaaaccttcctttcaatcttttcattctcacgttccttagacccacatcatcccttacccactttcacttacttttacatcactcaatttcgcgaataaatcactcaccacgtctcaccaaaacttgcaccatgcctcaatcagctcatcaatattctttttctttttccacttctcaaagacaaccacatatagctcatctcctcccaccaaactcatactcaccataaggtgccactcaccaccccataagattgggtaacttacgtatcaagaccaacttacatgtaaaacaatgcataaagaagtaaaataacaactttgaattaaacataatatgcaacgaatgtcaaaagataagcatatgacccaaaacaggggtcactagatcgagtatcggccactcgatcgagtaagggacttactcgatcgagtaggtgaagatcagaagcacgtaaaacaaatcaccagggctactcgatcgagtaactaacgtactcgatcgagtgcccccttactcgatcgagtaccaaggatactcgatcgagtaccccaattctcaagactGTCCAGTTTTAGAAACGAttataactcactcatttcttggtcgttttgggcgtgtgacctatcgttagaatcgtaaaaggacaagttatcacctccaattggaatcacatcaaaataatttatgcatctcaagttataacagtttaaagacaacctctttataaacgaaaaacacaactattgatttttacttcccaaacgacttaaacaacaacaaggtagacaaaacgactcagtacacataaaaccattattgataatctcatgttaccatcttcaaaaatcaagcaacaacatccatcatgcacataaattatttaactcattagtcatgtactaaccgcatactttaaattttataacttttcgtaacacaacattctcatacattacatatcctatttccatgttactaatacaacaacattacaaatacacttcgtcacctaaacatattcataatcacaaaattcatattctcatgcaattgctactccatcttttccaatcaattcatccatttccaacacattactcatcatcctcatacacttttctaacaattccaaccaacattgtaaaccaactatcatgcaacatgctttcaatcaacaacatacgaaatcacattatcaccatcttttttacacattccccattctccacatacatacatccactgattcatgccacacatcaccatataggtacacaattcacaggataaacacatagcgatcccgactcatatcccatggtgaccggttcaaaattgtagggcgagttcgcgactttaggacgtctcccaagtctttgcattagctcctacaacctttaccccgggttcattttaattgactccctatattcattaaatttattggttacaggtttcaggatcgtcgctctgataccatttgtaacacccccatactccagtgccttacca
The Silene latifolia isolate original U9 population chromosome 11, ASM4854445v1, whole genome shotgun sequence genome window above contains:
- the LOC141614167 gene encoding uncharacterized protein LOC141614167; the protein is MTYAFNGNSEKTPLWDNLNRLASQIAGPWAVAGDFNCVLSPTERVGGNTPSGAIYTWNNKQKPDERIYSRIDRFMVNKAWCDNFTDLYAHFMPEGLYDHTPCVVKSSNQGQSKRSFKYFNMWGGSKKFLPLVRGHWDAGVTGTPMFRLVKNLKRMKPVLKKLNLEGFSDIEGATNILQKLVEEMQEEITRDPNNMQLISEEYEATLKLQELAKAKESFLSQKAKHQWIKEGDTNSAFFHGILKKRRNMNKVVLVEDMNGKECDSPDQIQEAFLEYYTTLLGSSQETNKVHKSIIGQGPICTVEHWTMLLKPVTGLEIKEALFSIPDIKSPGPDGYTMEWNFVRQLLDALNFPSEFKSMIIQCITSATYSLSVNGEMFDYFHGKRGLRQGDPLSPLIFTLCMEYLTRTLHKGDAKSMMLLLQAFSTFSKASGLKVSSAKSSAFFINVPEQLKHEILQVSGFSEGQIPFKYLGMPIQTTRLKKQDCECLVDKICSRIHGYGARKFSYAGRFVIVSSVLTSLHSYWASMFVMPKGVIKRIEAVYMNFLWDNSADYMRIPLVCWDTICRPKEEGRLGIKDQESWNKAMVGRLVDWVAMNRDSIWVHWVHNNYLKGQDWMDYKPSMNSSWVWRRICKIKEEMVAGSYEWFKGNRPKVNWYKVVWNGWVIPKHQFMGWLIAHAALNTTSKLVGFGVDIENTCCICAQAEETIEHLFCECVYSSRVVREVNKLTRWDYPESGVLNWCTQRTGTVLQKGIQNAMMLSLLYQIWHQRNKCRNEKILMFPEHVAKKVTEEIRARVRGRERVQMTSNARESNRKDKGLLIEDDGGDGSAVEWENGTDEAKGKCLLVGKLWASRSINVKAAIETMIRLWNPSKPVMGNVVDAKEKTFVFRFDGERDKARVVNGQPWHFEKFIWCFNEPNRSGKVTDVPLCHLPIWSRVYDLSISGRASLSNIKRIGENLGTFQEADLGQNYELDRAVRIRIIHEVQQPLKATVPIKMKDGRVVNFDVKYERLLIFCYGCKVMGHGEKDCEHGPYDDEDLVYGESLRASPSKVTKTASEGTSKAQKDLNPALNQRRNKKRLRTYL